The Pyxidicoccus sp. MSG2 DNA segment CCCATGGAAGCCCCTGCCCCCGCGCGCCGTGAGGAGGTGGCCGAAGTGGCCCGTCCGGCCAGCCCCTGGCGCCCCAAGGCCGCTGGGGCCGCCCGGCAGGATGGGCGCCAGCCCGGCACGTTCCGCGGTCCCCAGGGCCGTGGGCACGTCGCCGGCCGGGGCGCCGAGAGCCCGGGCTTCCGGGGTCGGGACCCGGAGCGGCCGGGCCGGGACGCCGGGCGCCAGGGAGGACAGCGCGACGGCCGTGGCCGCGAGCGCAGGGGCTTCTCCGGCCAGGAGTCCTCACGAGGCGGCGGCTTCAACCGGGGTGGCGGCGCGGAGCGCTTCGGCCCGCGCGGGCGCCGGGGCGGCTTCGAGGGCGGAGACCTGCCCCCGGTGGAGGGCATCCTCCACGTCCACCGTGACGGCTATGGCTTCGTGCACCCGGTGACGGGCGAGGGAGAGAACATCTTCCTGCCGCCGGGCGAGGCACAGCGGGCGCTCGACAATGACCGGGTGGTGGTGGAGGTGTCGGGCCGCCCCGGACGCTACGAGGGCCGGCTGGTGCGCGTGGTGGACCGCCGCCGCGAGATGGCGGTGGGCACGTACATGGCGCAGGGCCGGTACGGGGTGGTGTATCCCACGGACGCGAGCCTGTCCGGGTCCATCACCGTCCCCCTCACCCAGATGGCGCAGGAGGGTGACCTGGTGAAGGTGCGGCTCGGCGTGGGCGCCGACCTGCTGGATCCGGACCGGGGGCTCTTCGGCGAGGTGGCCGGCTCGCTCGGCAAGCCCGGAGAGCCGAGCGCCGAGGTGCTGGGCACTGCCTTCTCGCAGGGCTTCTCCGACGAATTCCCTCCCGAGGCGATGGACGAGGCGGACCGCTACTCGGTGACGGTGACCGAGGAGGAGGCGCGAGGCGAGGACCGGAAGGACCTGCGCTCCATGGCGCTCATCACCATCGACGGTGAGGACGCGCGCGACTTCGACGACGCCGTGTACACCGAGCCGCACGGCGACGGGTGGCGGCTGGTGGTGGCCATCGCCGATGTGTCCCATTACGTGCGTCGGGGCACCGGGCTCGACGTGGAGGCGCTGCGGCGCGCCACGTCCGTGTACCTGCCGGACCGCGTGCTGCCCATGCTTCCGGAGCGGCTGAGCAACGGCATCTGCTCCCTGAAGCCGGACGAGGACCGGCTGTGCATGGTGGCGGAGATGACGTTCGACCGCCAGGGCCAGCGCCGCTCGTACGAGCTGTACCCGGCGGTGATGCGCAGCGCCGCGCGGTGCACGTACAACGAGGTGCAGGACGTCCTGGACGGCAAGGACGTACCGCACCGCAATGCCTTCAAGCCGCAGTTCGAGCAGTTGATGGCGTTGGCTCGCGCGCTGATGAAGATGCGCAAGGAGCGCGGGGCCATCGACTTCGACCTGCCCGAGCACAAGGTGGTGCTCGGCAAGGATGGCCTGCCGCTGCGCATGGACAAGCGCGAGCGCAGGGACAGTCACCGGCTGATTGAAGAGTGCATGCTCGCCGCCAACGAGGCGGTGGCGAAGTTCTTCCAGGACGAGGGCCTGCCCACGGTGTACCGGTTCCACGGCGAGCCGGACCCGGAGAAGCTGGCGACGTTCGCCGCGCTGGCGGCGGCGTATGGCTTCAAGATGCGCTTCGAGGAAGACGGGGTGGACTCGAAGGAGCTGGATGCGTTCATCAGCCAGCTGGCGGGCCACCCGGAGCAGCGGGCGCTGAACCAGCTCTTGCTGCGCTCCATGATGCAGGCTGTCTACACGGCGTCGAAGGTGGGGCACTACGGCCTGGCGGCGGAGCACTACCTGCACTTCACCTCGCCCATCCGTCGCTACCCGGACCTGCTGGTGCACCGGCTGCTGAAGGCGCACTGGGCGCGGCAGGGACGGAAGCCCTCGGAGGCGATGCTGGAGCGCGAGGAGGGCCAGCTCGAGGACATGGCCATGCAGTGCTCCGAGCGCGAGCGCGCGGCCATGCAGGTGGAGCGCGAGGTGGTGTCCTTCTACGCGTGCCTGCTGATGAAGGACCGCGTGGGGGAGGAGTTCGCCGCGACGGTGGCCGCGATTACCGACTTCGGCTTCTTCGTCGAGCTGGACGAGGCGCACGTCGAAGGGCTCGTGAAGGCGGAGACGCTGGGCCCGGGCGCGAAGCTGGACAAGCAGACACACGCGCTGGTGTATGCCGGCGGGCGCCGCGTGCGCGTGGGACAGAAGCTGCGCGTGCGCCTGTCGTCGGTGAATGTGACGGCGCGGAAGATGGACTTCGAGGCGCTCCAGTTCGAGGGCGAGGCGATGCTGTCTCGCGCCGAGGGAGGAGCCCCGCACCGCCGCCGCGAGTGGCAGGCGGAGGCCCCGCGAGGCCATGGCCGCGAGCGGGCCGGACGTCCTGGCCGCCGGGAACGAGAGGCCACCACCCAGGGGCCGCGAGAGGGACAGCGGGAGGAGGCGGCCCAAGGTGGCCCGCGTGGTCGGTTCTCGCGCGAGGGTCGACGCGAGGAAGCAGCGCCGCAGCGCGCCGGGTCCAGGTTCCAGCGCACCTGGCAGACCCCGGAGACGCAAGAGACCGCCGCCGCATCGGGTCCGACGCAGGGGCCGAAGCGGAGGATGTTCGTGCGGCCGGAGGTCCCCGCGCTCCCCGCGACGGAGGCCGAGGCGCTTCCGCAGACGTTCCGAGGGCCCGAGGCCGGCGGTGGACCGGTGGCTCCCGAGGAGCCGCGCCTTCCCACCCCGCAGCCGTGGGAGGCTCCCGCGGAGTCCGCTGGAGATGAGGCCTCGCGGTCGCCGCACCCGGGCTTCGACCGCCTCCGTGCGCTGGCGTCGCAGCGCAAGGGCGGCAGGGGAGAGGCACACGCGGCGGCCCACCCCAAGCATGGGCAGAACAAGCAGGGACGGGAGCGGCAACAGGCCGGCCCCGCGCCCCGGTTCCCCGCGCCCCGGCCCAGGCCCGAAGCGCAGGTGCCCATCATGGAAGCCGCCGAGGCGCGGCCCGAGGCTGTCGAGACGAGCGCCGTCATGCCCGGTGAGGGCCCGGGTGTTTCGGAGAGGCCCGTGGCCGAGGCGAGGCCGTCCGCGCCCGTCGAGCCCGCGGTGCCCGAGCGTGAGCCCGCGGTGCCCGAGCAGGTGAGCGCCGCCCCCGAGGCGGGCCCCACCCGCCGCGAGGAGCCCGAGGCGGCCGCGCCCCGGGGCCCGAAGCGGAAGGCCCCGGCCAGGAAGGCGGCGACGACGAAGAAGCGCGCGGCTCCGAAGAAGAAGGCCGCCGCCAGGCCCGCCAGGAAAGCCCCGGCGAAGGCCTCGAAGAAGAAGGCGGCGGCGAAGAAGGCGCCCGGCGCGAAGGCCGCGAAGCCACCGAAGGCCCGCGCCGCGAAGGGCGCGAAGCCTCGTGCCGCCGCGAAGAAGTCACCGGGGCGCAAGCGGCGCTGAGCACACCGCCGGCTTCATCCATCCGTCGTCAGTGGATGAAGCCGGTGAGCCGCGTCTGGACGAAGGCCCCGACGAGCCCCAGCACCACCACCATCCCC contains these protein-coding regions:
- the rnr gene encoding ribonuclease R is translated as MSLSPDQLKQILADADHPLGIKELLRLAGLHPGQQTELKRALRELVRNGAVTKEGKRFLPMEAPAPARREEVAEVARPASPWRPKAAGAARQDGRQPGTFRGPQGRGHVAGRGAESPGFRGRDPERPGRDAGRQGGQRDGRGRERRGFSGQESSRGGGFNRGGGAERFGPRGRRGGFEGGDLPPVEGILHVHRDGYGFVHPVTGEGENIFLPPGEAQRALDNDRVVVEVSGRPGRYEGRLVRVVDRRREMAVGTYMAQGRYGVVYPTDASLSGSITVPLTQMAQEGDLVKVRLGVGADLLDPDRGLFGEVAGSLGKPGEPSAEVLGTAFSQGFSDEFPPEAMDEADRYSVTVTEEEARGEDRKDLRSMALITIDGEDARDFDDAVYTEPHGDGWRLVVAIADVSHYVRRGTGLDVEALRRATSVYLPDRVLPMLPERLSNGICSLKPDEDRLCMVAEMTFDRQGQRRSYELYPAVMRSAARCTYNEVQDVLDGKDVPHRNAFKPQFEQLMALARALMKMRKERGAIDFDLPEHKVVLGKDGLPLRMDKRERRDSHRLIEECMLAANEAVAKFFQDEGLPTVYRFHGEPDPEKLATFAALAAAYGFKMRFEEDGVDSKELDAFISQLAGHPEQRALNQLLLRSMMQAVYTASKVGHYGLAAEHYLHFTSPIRRYPDLLVHRLLKAHWARQGRKPSEAMLEREEGQLEDMAMQCSERERAAMQVEREVVSFYACLLMKDRVGEEFAATVAAITDFGFFVELDEAHVEGLVKAETLGPGAKLDKQTHALVYAGGRRVRVGQKLRVRLSSVNVTARKMDFEALQFEGEAMLSRAEGGAPHRRREWQAEAPRGHGRERAGRPGRREREATTQGPREGQREEAAQGGPRGRFSREGRREEAAPQRAGSRFQRTWQTPETQETAAASGPTQGPKRRMFVRPEVPALPATEAEALPQTFRGPEAGGGPVAPEEPRLPTPQPWEAPAESAGDEASRSPHPGFDRLRALASQRKGGRGEAHAAAHPKHGQNKQGRERQQAGPAPRFPAPRPRPEAQVPIMEAAEARPEAVETSAVMPGEGPGVSERPVAEARPSAPVEPAVPEREPAVPEQVSAAPEAGPTRREEPEAAAPRGPKRKAPARKAATTKKRAAPKKKAAARPARKAPAKASKKKAAAKKAPGAKAAKPPKARAAKGAKPRAAAKKSPGRKRR